A section of the Pseudomonas sp. Q1-7 genome encodes:
- the fleN gene encoding flagellar synthesis regulator FleN produces the protein MGSMHPVQVIAVTGGKGGVGKTNVSVNLSLALADLGRRVMLLDADLGLANVDVLLGLTAKRTLADVINGECDLRDVLLQGPGGIRIVPAASGTQSMVQLSPMQHAGLIQAFSDISDNLDVLVIDTAAGIGDSVVSFVRAAQEVIVVVCDEPTSITDAYALIKLLNRDYGMSRFRVLANMAHSPQEGRNLFAKLTKVTDRFLDVALQYVGAVPYDESVRKAVQKQRAVYEAFPRSKCSLAFKAIAQKVDSWPLPANPRGHLEFFVERLVRQPSAENPV, from the coding sequence ATGGGTAGTATGCATCCCGTACAGGTGATCGCGGTGACCGGCGGCAAGGGTGGCGTCGGCAAGACCAACGTGTCGGTGAACCTTTCGCTGGCGCTGGCCGATCTCGGTCGTCGCGTCATGCTGCTGGACGCCGACCTCGGCCTGGCCAACGTCGACGTCCTGCTCGGCCTCACCGCCAAACGCACCCTGGCCGATGTGATCAATGGCGAATGTGACCTGCGCGACGTGCTGTTGCAGGGGCCGGGGGGCATCCGCATCGTCCCGGCCGCCTCCGGCACCCAGAGCATGGTGCAGCTTTCGCCCATGCAGCACGCCGGCCTGATCCAGGCATTCAGCGACATCAGCGACAACCTCGACGTGCTGGTGATCGACACCGCCGCCGGCATCGGCGATTCGGTGGTCAGCTTCGTCCGCGCGGCCCAGGAAGTGATCGTGGTGGTCTGCGACGAGCCGACCTCCATCACCGACGCTTACGCACTGATCAAGCTGCTCAACCGCGACTACGGCATGAGCCGCTTCCGCGTGCTGGCCAACATGGCCCACAGCCCGCAGGAAGGGCGCAACCTGTTCGCCAAGCTGACCAAGGTCACCGACCGCTTCCTCGACGTCGCCCTGCAGTACGTGGGCGCCGTTCCCTACGACGAGTCGGTGCGCAAGGCGGTGCAGAAGCAACGCGCGGTCTACGAAGCGTTCCCGCGCTCGAAGTGCTCGCTGGCCTTCAAGGCCATCGCGCAGAAGGTCGACAGCTGGCCGCTGCCGGCCAATCCGCGGGGCCACCTGGA